CTACGCCAATCATTTCAATCCGCAGCAGGCGTCGATGGCAGCGTGGGTGCTGGCCTATGGCGCGCACGCGCGCAAGGCCTTGTTCGCCGCGCATGGCTTGCAGGCGCAGGTCGAGGACGAAGCGTTCTGGGGCGCGGACTAT
This is a stretch of genomic DNA from Salifodinibacter halophilus. It encodes these proteins:
- a CDS encoding glycosyl hydrolase, translated to YANHFNPQQASMAAWVLAYGAHARKALFAAHGLQAQVEDEAFWGADYLHRILDKDGYFYTTVFDQWGTPGAVRMVTGYEGSA